A genomic window from Lasioglossum baleicum chromosome 7, iyLasBale1, whole genome shotgun sequence includes:
- the Spri gene encoding src homology 2 domain-containing protein sprint isoform X7, whose protein sequence is MLLNSLATDLDCMLSELCTTPNSYDRSDVFLEPYLQQHGTVQIVSSPSTPPPNPLQHHQLTQLHHVQSEESLSSEGSATSGGSSSSTEDSGSEVACDITLIERLIRSHPIWFLPGIQRAGAFHLLQGKEEGNFVVRQSSQSDTMALSVRLPPGKGPYIEHYLIQANKGKLSLETSENRFDNIPSLIAHYSQCCSDELPVQLTLPRAMREAKNRQQLSSLALLGQEFWRYPMANPKPPESSSSNTSSLSSFRGGNNNHSNNNNNNIHTPTTESIVLNLAPISSHDTRSSSPTTAVTTSTFASSLPRQPRPTPPNTLNLTTFNEPMDVKKISPSEKLSQKLISPNLVQSVRCPSPVVHNVENNVLSPVQDAKINFESKSIAETSKSTIVELSRTRFASMNTAITNFHQNVSTFNNLSCTNSPVLPEIRNIVAENHTIAQNVKTPPPPPPRWAKPGMAHTQNNFTVTTTVTFNVNQTTDVCSSQQNTPSDPNTSLLSPQSATSNKSLTSNFSVKSPLSPTTPVLSPMSKLVPNTGVKTPNILSPTTPSSTSKSKRRRDREARKNSQHYQESDILESYYRSSPGDKISDYEDIWNTTDQSNQSTWSPNDKFVRNDGSTIPQERILRNSNDRLMVQDRSSNPADRAFNDRLTTNELIVRNDRMILRNDKSIGNEKLSYKEMTSPEFSSFKPVQDMKTGEHGNGSPEETGMGRRPDLLSRVCSANSLNSPSTITPPRNKLGLMLAKSESNSPLTPESKQGSPFYAEPADAIAQSAAIIPRRRARNNPATNKYRHSEPGWLQTPIGGNSNQLHPIDWEETEETEDKTPLISSSVDNLAKRLGTKDVKKIPRAKPVQPPKIRTKVFNDTSWAVDSSWEFIGNEGEDCEPDYDCDADYEGDNGARTFPDEECDRDVVGNTLTVQSIILQRYPELLKPPDTSESLYSDRNSSYDNVEKRNEREDLADSRKEQTYDSSEWETPLETDESDVERMNKSKSIKERLDSLLSPPRLQALKNRDNGGSGSTIRSYALQLAADKTTTFSQNIDNFIQCTKEGKEASPHVVMRNMRQFMSGMKNYLVKHGEREFEKEVEKERVKLKANEFLNLDAILEGVMMGLVVRPLREHVYRLFVEHYAATGSLQTLAENIQHAQGKHVQDLGVRPKIIAPSDLSLERILKYIDRLQKSDSPLDKLENLLAAISAIFNSVKHANSGRHVTLGADDLLPLLVWVLVRGKVVDAEVEAEYMWGLLHPSLLTGEGGYYLTTLSSAVHVLKTFKSSQGTMSTLNGCGTPDCSSVLRILVPDELHGSLNTRTLPVRPNMNTREICRILAHKIRCTNPQDYGLFKLVQGEETLLGDHECPQELSHCLFAYKRIDAKIAWPRTSS, encoded by the exons GAGCGATGTCTTTCTGGAACCGTACCTGCAGCAGCACGGAACCGTTCAGATTGTCAGCTCGCCGAGCACGCCTCCGCCAAATCCGCTGCAACATCATCAGCTTACGCAGCTACATCATGTACAG AGCGAGGAGTCGCTCTCCTCGGAGGGCTCGGCGACCTCGGGTGGTTCTTCGAGCTCCACGGAAGATTCTGGCAGCGAGGTCGCCTGCGACATCACTCTGATCGAGAGGCTTATACGCTCCCATCCGATCTGGTTCCTTCCTGGCATCCAAAGGGCCGGCGCTTTCCACTTGTTGCAAGGCAAAGAGGAAGGG AACTTCGTGGTCCGGCAGTCGAGTCAGAGCGACACAATGGCTCTTTCCGTGAGACTGCCGCCAGGAAAGGGACCGTACATCGAGCACTACCTGATCCAAGCCAACAAGGGGAAGCTGAGCTTGGAAACCAGCGAGAACAGGTTCGACAACATCCCCTCGCTGATCGCCCACTATTCTCAGTGCTG CAGTGACGAATTGCCGGTCCAATTGACACTGCCAAGGGCGATGCGCGAAGCCAAGAATAGGCAGCAACTCTCCTCCCTAGCTCTTCTGGGTCAGGAGTTCTGGAGATACCCAATGGCGAACCCGAAACCGCCGGAAAGCAGCAGCAGCAATACTTCGAGCTTGAGCAGTTTTCGCGGTG GAAATAATAACCACagcaataacaacaacaacaacattcATACACCGACGACTGAGAGCATTGTGCTGAATCTCGCACCGATATCGTCACACGATACAC GAAGCTCATCCCCGACGACAGCCGTCACGACGTCGACGTTCGCGTCGTCGTTGCCCCGACAGCCGCGTCCAACACCACCAAACACGTTGAACCTAACAACGTTCAACGAGCCAATGGACGTTAAGAAGATATCGCCTAGCGAAAAGCTGTCTCAGAAACTGATCTCGCCGAATCTGGTGCAAAGCGTGCGTTGTCCGTCACCCGTGGTCCACAATGTGGAGAACAACGTGTTGAGTCCTGTGCAGGATGCGAAGATCAACTTCGAGTCGAAGAGCATCGCAGAAACCTCGAAATCCACGATAGTCGAACTATCCAGGACCAGATTCGCGTCGATGAACACGGCGATCACGAATTTCCATCAAAACGTTTCCACGTTCAACAATCTGTCCTGCACGAACTCGCCGGTGCTACCAGAGATCAGGAACATCGTCGCCGAGAATCATACGATCGCACAGAATGTGAAGACTCCACCACCTCCACCACCAAGATGGGCCAAGCCCGGAATGGCGCATACGCAAAACAATTTCACGGTCACCACCACGGTCACGTTCAATGTGAATCAAACCACCGACGTCTGCAGTTCGCAG CAGAACACACCGTCGGATCCGAACACGTCGCTGCTGAGTCCGCAGAGCGCGACGTCGAACAAATCGCTGACGTCGAACTTCTCCGTAAAGTCGCCGTTATCCCCGACCACTCCGGTGCTCTCGCCGATGTCCAAACTAGTCCCGAACACTGGTGTGAAAACACCGAACATTCTCTCGCCGACAACACCGTCGAGTACCAGCAAATCGAAGCGAAGACGAGACCGAGAGGCGCGTAAGAACTCGCAGCACTATCAGGAATCGGACATCTTGGAGTCCTACTACCGCAGTTCACCAGGCGACAAGATCTCCGACTACGAGGATATTTGGAACACGACCGACCAATCGAACCAATCGACCTGGTCGCCGAACGACAAATTCGTCAGGAATGACGGCTCGACGATTCCTCAAGAACGGATCCTGAGGAACTCGAACGACCGGCTGATGGTCCAAGACAGATCGTCGAATCCAGCCGATAGGGCTTTCAACGACCGATTAACGACCAATGAGCTGATCGTCAGGAACGACAGGATGATTCTGAGGAATGACAAGTCGATCGGCAACGAGAAACTCAGCTACAAGGAGATGACCAGCCCGGAATTCAGTAGCTTCAAGCCTGTACAGGATATGAAGACTGGTGAACACGGGAATGGCTCGCCAGAAGAGACTGGAATGGGGAGAAGACCCGATCTGTTGTCTAGAGTTT GCAGTGCGAATTCGTTGAACAGTCCGAGCACCATAACGCCTCCCAGGAACAAGCTCGGGCTCATGCTGGCAAAGTCGGAGAGCAATAGTCCTCTGACGCCGGAGTCGAAGCAAGGTAGTCCATTTTATGCGGAGCCAGCGGATGCTATAGCGCAGAGTGCAGCGATTATACCGAGAAGACGAGCCAGGAATAATCCAGCTACGAACAAGTATCGACATAGCGAGCCAGGCTGGCTGCAAACACCTATCGGTGGTAACTCGAATCAGCTTCATCCGATCGACTGGGAGGAGACTGAGGAGACAGAAGATAAAACGCCTCTGATATCATCCTCTGTTGACAACCTAGCCAAAAGACTCGGCACCAAGGACGTGAAGAAGATCCCCAGAGCCAAACCTGTGCAACCACCAAAGATCAGGACCAAGGTGTTCAACGATACCTCCTGGGCTGTAGACTCCAGCTGGGAGTTTATTG GGAACGAAGGGGAGGACTGCGAGCCAGATTATGACTGTGATGCGGATTACGAGGGCGATAACGGTGCCAGAACGTTTCCGGACGAGGAGTGCGACAGGGACGTTGTTGGGAACACTTTGACCGTTCAGAGTATCATTCTCCAACG GTACCCAGAGTTGTTGAAGCCACCAGACACGTCGGAGTCGCTGTACAGTGACAGAAACTCCTCCTATGACAACGTCGAGAAAAGGAACGAGAGAGAGGACCTCGCAGACTCCAGAAAGGAGCAAACCTATGACTCCTCCGAGTGGGAAACGCCGCTGGAAACGGACGAAAGCGATGTGGAGAGGATGAACAAAAGCAAGAGCATCAAGGAGCGGCTGGACTCCCTCTTGT CACCGCCAAGGTTGCAAGCCCTGAAGAACCGGGACAATGGCGGCTCCGGATCCACGATCAGGTCCTACGCCCTTCAGCTGGCCGCGGATAAGACTACCACTTTCTCTCAGAACATCGACAATTTCATCCAGTGCACGAAGGAAGGCAAAGAGGCCAGTCCGCACGTAGTCATGAGAAACATGCGGCAGTTTATGTCCGGGATGAAGAACTACTTGGTGAAGCACGGCGAGAGAGAGTTCGAGAAAGAAGTCGAGAaagaaagggtgaaattgaagGCAAATGAGTTCTTGAACCTGGACGCAATTCTGGAGGGAGTGATGATGGGCCTCGTGGTCAGACCGCTTAGGGAACATGTCTATAGACTGTTTGTCGAGCATTATGCGGCCACTGGCTCCCTGCAGACCCTAGCCGAGAACATACAGCACGCCCAGGGGAAACACGTGCAGGACCTCGGTGTTCGA CCAAAGATCATAGCGCCGTCAGACTTAAGCCTGGAGCGGATCCTCAAGTATATAGACAGACTTCAGAAATCGGATTCGCCTCTGGATAAGCTGGAGAACTTGCTGGCAGCCATTTCTGCGATCTTCAATTCT GTGAAACATGCAAACTCTGGGAGACACGTGACGCTGGGAGCAGATGATCTTCTACCTCTTCTTGTTTGGGTCCTGGTCCGTGGCAAAGTTGTGGACGCCGAAGTGGAAGCAGAGTACATGTGGGGTCTGCTTCATCCATCTCTTCTCACCGGCGAAGGAGGATACTATCTGACGACGCTGTCCAGCGCAGTGCACGTGTTGAAGACGTTCAAGTCTAGCCAGGGAACTATGTCTACATTAAAT GGCTGTGGAACACCGGACTGTTCATCCGTACTACGAATCTTAGTGCCAGATGAACTACACGGATCCTTGAACACCAGAACCCTTCCTGTGCGGCCCAACATGAACACCAGAGAGATTTGTCGTATTCTCGCGCATAAGATACGGTGTACCAACCCCCAAGACTACGGGCTGTTCAAGTTGGTCCAAGGAGAAG AAACTCTACTTGGCGACCACGAGTGTCCCCAAGAGCTCTCTCACTGCCTTTTCGCGTACAAGCGAATCGACGCCAAGATTGCCTGGCCAAGAACCAGTTCTTAA
- the Spri gene encoding src homology 2 domain-containing protein sprint isoform X2, translating to MTSLIQRDFGSPRKRESTSSNASSYLMLLNSLATDLDCMLSELCTTPNSYDRSDVFLEPYLQQHGTVQIVSSPSTPPPNPLQHHQLTQLHHVQSEESLSSEGSATSGGSSSSTEDSGSEVACDITLIERLIRSHPIWFLPGIQRAGAFHLLQGKEEGNFVVRQSSQSDTMALSVRLPPGKGPYIEHYLIQANKGKLSLETSENRFDNIPSLIAHYSQCCSDELPVQLTLPRAMREAKNRQQLSSLALLGQEFWRYPMANPKPPESSSSNTSSLSSFRGGNNNHSNNNNNNIHTPTTESIVLNLAPISSHDTRSSSPTTAVTTSTFASSLPRQPRPTPPNTLNLTTFNEPMDVKKISPSEKLSQKLISPNLVQSVRCPSPVVHNVENNVLSPVQDAKINFESKSIAETSKSTIVELSRTRFASMNTAITNFHQNVSTFNNLSCTNSPVLPEIRNIVAENHTIAQNVKTPPPPPPRWAKPGMAHTQNNFTVTTTVTFNVNQTTDVCSSQNTPSDPNTSLLSPQSATSNKSLTSNFSVKSPLSPTTPVLSPMSKLVPNTGVKTPNILSPTTPSSTSKSKRRRDREARKNSQHYQESDILESYYRSSPGDKISDYEDIWNTTDQSNQSTWSPNDKFVRNDGSTIPQERILRNSNDRLMVQDRSSNPADRAFNDRLTTNELIVRNDRMILRNDKSIGNEKLSYKEMTSPEFSSFKPVQDMKTGEHGNGSPEETGMGRRPDLLSRVCSANSLNSPSTITPPRNKLGLMLAKSESNSPLTPESKQGSPFYAEPADAIAQSAAIIPRRRARNNPATNKYRHSEPGWLQTPIGGNSNQLHPIDWEETEETEDKTPLISSSVDNLAKRLGTKDVKKIPRAKPVQPPKIRTKVFNDTSWAVDSSWEFIGNEGEDCEPDYDCDADYEGDNGARTFPDEECDRDVVGNTLTVQSIILQRYPELLKPPDTSESLYSDRNSSYDNVEKRNEREDLADSRKEQTYDSSEWETPLETDESDVERMNKSKSIKERLDSLLSPPRLQALKNRDNGGSGSTIRSYALQLAADKTTTFSQNIDNFIQCTKEGKEASPHVVMRNMRQFMSGMKNYLVKHGEREFEKEVEKERVKLKANEFLNLDAILEGVMMGLVVRPLREHVYRLFVEHYAATGSLQTLAENIQHAQGKHVQDLGVRPKIIAPSDLSLERILKYIDRLQKSDSPLDKLENLLAAISAIFNSVKHANSGRHVTLGADDLLPLLVWVLVRGKVVDAEVEAEYMWGLLHPSLLTGEGGYYLTTLSSAVHVLKTFKSSQGTMSTLNGCGTPDCSSVLRILVPDELHGSLNTRTLPVRPNMNTREICRILAHKIRCTNPQDYGLFKLVQGEETLLGDHECPQELSHCLFAYKRIDAKIAWPRTSS from the exons GAGCGATGTCTTTCTGGAACCGTACCTGCAGCAGCACGGAACCGTTCAGATTGTCAGCTCGCCGAGCACGCCTCCGCCAAATCCGCTGCAACATCATCAGCTTACGCAGCTACATCATGTACAG AGCGAGGAGTCGCTCTCCTCGGAGGGCTCGGCGACCTCGGGTGGTTCTTCGAGCTCCACGGAAGATTCTGGCAGCGAGGTCGCCTGCGACATCACTCTGATCGAGAGGCTTATACGCTCCCATCCGATCTGGTTCCTTCCTGGCATCCAAAGGGCCGGCGCTTTCCACTTGTTGCAAGGCAAAGAGGAAGGG AACTTCGTGGTCCGGCAGTCGAGTCAGAGCGACACAATGGCTCTTTCCGTGAGACTGCCGCCAGGAAAGGGACCGTACATCGAGCACTACCTGATCCAAGCCAACAAGGGGAAGCTGAGCTTGGAAACCAGCGAGAACAGGTTCGACAACATCCCCTCGCTGATCGCCCACTATTCTCAGTGCTG CAGTGACGAATTGCCGGTCCAATTGACACTGCCAAGGGCGATGCGCGAAGCCAAGAATAGGCAGCAACTCTCCTCCCTAGCTCTTCTGGGTCAGGAGTTCTGGAGATACCCAATGGCGAACCCGAAACCGCCGGAAAGCAGCAGCAGCAATACTTCGAGCTTGAGCAGTTTTCGCGGTG GAAATAATAACCACagcaataacaacaacaacaacattcATACACCGACGACTGAGAGCATTGTGCTGAATCTCGCACCGATATCGTCACACGATACAC GAAGCTCATCCCCGACGACAGCCGTCACGACGTCGACGTTCGCGTCGTCGTTGCCCCGACAGCCGCGTCCAACACCACCAAACACGTTGAACCTAACAACGTTCAACGAGCCAATGGACGTTAAGAAGATATCGCCTAGCGAAAAGCTGTCTCAGAAACTGATCTCGCCGAATCTGGTGCAAAGCGTGCGTTGTCCGTCACCCGTGGTCCACAATGTGGAGAACAACGTGTTGAGTCCTGTGCAGGATGCGAAGATCAACTTCGAGTCGAAGAGCATCGCAGAAACCTCGAAATCCACGATAGTCGAACTATCCAGGACCAGATTCGCGTCGATGAACACGGCGATCACGAATTTCCATCAAAACGTTTCCACGTTCAACAATCTGTCCTGCACGAACTCGCCGGTGCTACCAGAGATCAGGAACATCGTCGCCGAGAATCATACGATCGCACAGAATGTGAAGACTCCACCACCTCCACCACCAAGATGGGCCAAGCCCGGAATGGCGCATACGCAAAACAATTTCACGGTCACCACCACGGTCACGTTCAATGTGAATCAAACCACCGACGTCTGCAGTTCGCAG AACACACCGTCGGATCCGAACACGTCGCTGCTGAGTCCGCAGAGCGCGACGTCGAACAAATCGCTGACGTCGAACTTCTCCGTAAAGTCGCCGTTATCCCCGACCACTCCGGTGCTCTCGCCGATGTCCAAACTAGTCCCGAACACTGGTGTGAAAACACCGAACATTCTCTCGCCGACAACACCGTCGAGTACCAGCAAATCGAAGCGAAGACGAGACCGAGAGGCGCGTAAGAACTCGCAGCACTATCAGGAATCGGACATCTTGGAGTCCTACTACCGCAGTTCACCAGGCGACAAGATCTCCGACTACGAGGATATTTGGAACACGACCGACCAATCGAACCAATCGACCTGGTCGCCGAACGACAAATTCGTCAGGAATGACGGCTCGACGATTCCTCAAGAACGGATCCTGAGGAACTCGAACGACCGGCTGATGGTCCAAGACAGATCGTCGAATCCAGCCGATAGGGCTTTCAACGACCGATTAACGACCAATGAGCTGATCGTCAGGAACGACAGGATGATTCTGAGGAATGACAAGTCGATCGGCAACGAGAAACTCAGCTACAAGGAGATGACCAGCCCGGAATTCAGTAGCTTCAAGCCTGTACAGGATATGAAGACTGGTGAACACGGGAATGGCTCGCCAGAAGAGACTGGAATGGGGAGAAGACCCGATCTGTTGTCTAGAGTTT GCAGTGCGAATTCGTTGAACAGTCCGAGCACCATAACGCCTCCCAGGAACAAGCTCGGGCTCATGCTGGCAAAGTCGGAGAGCAATAGTCCTCTGACGCCGGAGTCGAAGCAAGGTAGTCCATTTTATGCGGAGCCAGCGGATGCTATAGCGCAGAGTGCAGCGATTATACCGAGAAGACGAGCCAGGAATAATCCAGCTACGAACAAGTATCGACATAGCGAGCCAGGCTGGCTGCAAACACCTATCGGTGGTAACTCGAATCAGCTTCATCCGATCGACTGGGAGGAGACTGAGGAGACAGAAGATAAAACGCCTCTGATATCATCCTCTGTTGACAACCTAGCCAAAAGACTCGGCACCAAGGACGTGAAGAAGATCCCCAGAGCCAAACCTGTGCAACCACCAAAGATCAGGACCAAGGTGTTCAACGATACCTCCTGGGCTGTAGACTCCAGCTGGGAGTTTATTG GGAACGAAGGGGAGGACTGCGAGCCAGATTATGACTGTGATGCGGATTACGAGGGCGATAACGGTGCCAGAACGTTTCCGGACGAGGAGTGCGACAGGGACGTTGTTGGGAACACTTTGACCGTTCAGAGTATCATTCTCCAACG GTACCCAGAGTTGTTGAAGCCACCAGACACGTCGGAGTCGCTGTACAGTGACAGAAACTCCTCCTATGACAACGTCGAGAAAAGGAACGAGAGAGAGGACCTCGCAGACTCCAGAAAGGAGCAAACCTATGACTCCTCCGAGTGGGAAACGCCGCTGGAAACGGACGAAAGCGATGTGGAGAGGATGAACAAAAGCAAGAGCATCAAGGAGCGGCTGGACTCCCTCTTGT CACCGCCAAGGTTGCAAGCCCTGAAGAACCGGGACAATGGCGGCTCCGGATCCACGATCAGGTCCTACGCCCTTCAGCTGGCCGCGGATAAGACTACCACTTTCTCTCAGAACATCGACAATTTCATCCAGTGCACGAAGGAAGGCAAAGAGGCCAGTCCGCACGTAGTCATGAGAAACATGCGGCAGTTTATGTCCGGGATGAAGAACTACTTGGTGAAGCACGGCGAGAGAGAGTTCGAGAAAGAAGTCGAGAaagaaagggtgaaattgaagGCAAATGAGTTCTTGAACCTGGACGCAATTCTGGAGGGAGTGATGATGGGCCTCGTGGTCAGACCGCTTAGGGAACATGTCTATAGACTGTTTGTCGAGCATTATGCGGCCACTGGCTCCCTGCAGACCCTAGCCGAGAACATACAGCACGCCCAGGGGAAACACGTGCAGGACCTCGGTGTTCGA CCAAAGATCATAGCGCCGTCAGACTTAAGCCTGGAGCGGATCCTCAAGTATATAGACAGACTTCAGAAATCGGATTCGCCTCTGGATAAGCTGGAGAACTTGCTGGCAGCCATTTCTGCGATCTTCAATTCT GTGAAACATGCAAACTCTGGGAGACACGTGACGCTGGGAGCAGATGATCTTCTACCTCTTCTTGTTTGGGTCCTGGTCCGTGGCAAAGTTGTGGACGCCGAAGTGGAAGCAGAGTACATGTGGGGTCTGCTTCATCCATCTCTTCTCACCGGCGAAGGAGGATACTATCTGACGACGCTGTCCAGCGCAGTGCACGTGTTGAAGACGTTCAAGTCTAGCCAGGGAACTATGTCTACATTAAAT GGCTGTGGAACACCGGACTGTTCATCCGTACTACGAATCTTAGTGCCAGATGAACTACACGGATCCTTGAACACCAGAACCCTTCCTGTGCGGCCCAACATGAACACCAGAGAGATTTGTCGTATTCTCGCGCATAAGATACGGTGTACCAACCCCCAAGACTACGGGCTGTTCAAGTTGGTCCAAGGAGAAG AAACTCTACTTGGCGACCACGAGTGTCCCCAAGAGCTCTCTCACTGCCTTTTCGCGTACAAGCGAATCGACGCCAAGATTGCCTGGCCAAGAACCAGTTCTTAA